Proteins from a single region of Gambusia affinis linkage group LG12, SWU_Gaff_1.0, whole genome shotgun sequence:
- the greb1l gene encoding GREB1-like protein isoform X4 encodes MGNSYAGQLKSARFEEALHNSIEASLRSSSGDPQPIFTQLYLEPEAYPADVKSKADMPLQGEEGQDPLNSHSSNDLEELEDDDDSDSSSPPLPYLQTPAPDGCCTLDGIISTGFCQAGKDLRLVTIAAEPIEVPAGFELVGAKSPSIPEHILVCAVDRRFLPDENGKNALLGFSGNCVGCGEKGFRYFTEFSNHINLKLSTQPKKQKHLKYYLVKNSQGALCKGPLICWKVCPLLAFLDSKTRQFSSGVLTSKPSSSSSLSSKENGGTSGHSSSPFSLSDSPPTRMAQASSVFFGSQDLGRDCSFLKPLASTPGNKTLPIVPTALRVNGPTNGLGVDVHTSLLSPSQVSLVPQAQGYRTPDLGDSPVSSAMNSGPPKKRHRSWHPSTLVPVPPTAVPVPAIRPIVGSPGSVLAVSSPQPLAAGVIQPQPINAGETVIVPENLLNSSGVRPVILIGHGTLPYFYGNVGNIVVSPLLVSCYKSSQLTEKNLETLGLHSSQMLSVEMMILLTLQYLARLASNQIPLREELEQIVLKAMLCCPGNPAISPSQLPWLARLEASVSGGSVQVVVTHNSLGEGISESLRSLSEGPQHQQRLPTYVVIICASKMNGNEFCVLVLGKYQARALAEGMLTTNEFLKEISYELITGKVGVLASHFKTTSLGDNLDKQLVRYQRRRKGQVIQPFQGDVTENIHSQEPASMSPPPDTVELLNRVFQIYPAQLTVARSLLSQVCSIADSGTQNLDLGRFCKVDFLVLVPPSHILVHQTAQRIRQSGVLVDLGNEDTSTAHQKSEKYVVRLDADVHTKMEAFMKKVKQNPYTLFVLIHDNSHVDLTSALSGSVCHGELQGLADRVVNCQEVLDAMNLLVLQVSCFPYTLQTHQSRISIHNEIHWPSSDHLREQPPHELVYFGLRDYSCSLQWGVASPILRCDDAFEKMVHTLLERHPHLHSMVIRSYLLIQQYTEAMMALTSSPSLRDHITPETLAMVEDLINAPSREGSQGRGHMLLVRVPSLQLAMLARERLEDVRDKLGLQLCFAVLLGSPASELNLSRNFINFLRTWRGCQNEEWVPHTYEDLEGLPCIIILTGKDPLGETFPRSLKYTDLRLIDSSYLTRTALEQEVGLACTYVSLDVVQESKTSTAPRESDGEKTTGSLNDGDELERPQSNGSAATRTSGSLAENGVSSSDLADSFQKPSTSTSQPEGLVTSDVATLTEGFKQECDSLGSQLSSNPLKAPNAPPSNYSSSSSSSPSTSSSSTQRPSQSTQCGRASKCSRVSPRTVILSRAAYNLLSGESGSQLSSFSLLPHADVSWSSPLRPLITQNLQGADQSLYYRQWTVARQHHADYEAPPVPHPRRLLLSGPPQVGKTGAYLQFLRILFRMLIRLLEVDVYDDGEDEEAETTDATTPANTQWPDIEDIRKLPFDPNPRDPKFRKASPVYSDKMPKLFKAEFKKEGENQTQGKRVTKSIRLGRFAAHNAFHHCEQCHQYCEAVPTTQLSECSLHAFTFCSSMLGEEVQLQFFIPKAKEQHFVFSHQGSHLESLRLPLVSTKDSDLLKSPIFTPTTGRQEHGLLNLFHTMEGATHLHILVVKQFEMPHYRKYWPNHILLVLPAMFNSAGVGAARFMIKELSYHNLELERNRLEEQGVKRQDVWPFIVMMDDSCVLWNTFQPTDGSETSDGSSGITNVSLKTVLQHMENTPKISLYAICGVRKWSSSLAHKTPQDPFSRCHLHDLVLLNVDLTQNVQYDLNRYDCEEVDFNLRVNSSGLLICRFNNFFLMKKHIPVGGKKDFVVKPKLVEIENKAPISPSQYVCAPDSEQTLLDAPAQFLLENFLQSCSHRLFPKAVQNRNNPVLSIDSYLNLSPEISVCYINSRPHSTNLNHQGLVFSGLLLYLCDSFVVSGLLKNFRFLKGATLCVICQDRSSLRQTIVRLELEDEWQFRLRDEFQTANCSEDRPLYFLTGRHV; translated from the exons ATGGGAAATTCGTACGCGGGGCAGCTGAAGTCTGCTCGTTTCGAGGAGGCTCTCCACAACTCGATCGAAGCGTCGCTGCGCTCCAGTAGCGGAGATCCGCAGCCCATCTTTACACAACTCTACTTGGAGCCGGAGGCATATCCAG CAGATGTAAAGTCAAAAGCTGACATGCCACTCCAGGGTGAGGAGGGTCAGGATCCTCTGAACAGTCACTCTTCCAATgatctggaggagctggaggatgATGATGACTCCGACAGCAGCAGCCCTCCACTTCCCTACCTGCAAACTCCTGCGCCTGATGGCTGCTGCACACTCGATGGTATCATCTCAACag GATTTTGTCAAGCTGGAAAGGACCTCCGTCTCGTCACCATAGCAGCAGAGCCCATTGAAGTCCCAGCAGGCTTCGAGCTAGTCGGTGCCAAGTCTCCCAGCATCCCCGAGCACATTCTGGTGTGTGCCGTGGACCGCCGCTTTTTGCCCGACGAGAATGGGAAAAATGCACTTTTAG GTTTTTCAGGAAACTGTGTTGGCTGTGGTGAAAAGggtttcagatatttcacagaGTTTTCTAATCACATCAACCTGAAGTTATCCACCCAACCCAAGAAGCAGAAGCACTTAAAATACTACCTGGTGAAGAATTCACAGGGTGCTCTGTGCAAAGGACCCCTTATCTGCTGGAAAG TTTGTCCTCTGCTTGCTTTCCTAGACAGTAAAACCCGGCAGTTTTCCAGCGGCGTCTTGACCTCCAAACCGAGTTCATCCTCGTCTCTGAGCAGCAAAGAAAACGGTGGCACCAGTGGACACAGCTCGTCCCCCTTCTCCCTCTCAG ATTCCCCGCCCACTCGGATGGCACAAGCTTCCTCTGTCTTTTTTGGCAGTCAGGATCTTGGAAGGGACTGTAGTTTCCTCAAACCTCTGGCCTCCACTCCCGGAAACAAAACGTTGCCAATAG TACCCACGGCTCTTAGGGTGAACGGTCCAACCAACGGCCTGGGTGTTGATGTCCACACTTCTTTGCTGAGCCCCTCACAGGTCTCCTTGGTTCCTCAGGCTCAGGGGTATCGCACTCCTGATTTAGGAGACAGTCCTG TATCCTCTGCAATGAACTCCGGTCCCCCGAAGAAGCGCCATCGCAGCTGGCATCCCAGCACCTTGGTCCCAGTCCCACCAACGGCTGTCCCTGTGCCGGCAATCCGCCCAATAGTTGGCtctccag gttctgtATTAGCTGTGTCCTCTCCTCAGCCGCTGGCAGCTGGTGTCATTCAGCCCCAGCCTATCAACGCAGGAGAAACGGTCATCGTTCCTGAAAACCTGCTCAACTCTTCAGGCGTTCGTCCCGTCATCCTCATTG GGCATGGCACTTTACCTTATTTCTATGGGAACGTTGGCAATATAGTGGTgagccccctgctggtcagctgCTATAAGAGCAGccagctgacagaaaaaaacctggAGACATTGGGTCTCCACAGTAGCCAGATGCTCAGTGTGGAGATGATGATCCTGCTCACCTTGCAGTATCTTGCACGTTTAG CTTCAAACCAGATTCCTCTGAGGGAGGAGCTGGAGCAGATCGTCTTAAAGGCCATGCTGTGCTGTCCTGGGAATCCGGCCATCTCCCCATCCCAGCTTCCATGGCTGGCTCGACTGGAAGCGAGTGTCTCCGGGGGCAGCGTGCAGGTCGTGGTAACCCACAATTCTTTGGGGGAGGGAATTTCTGAGTCCCTCCGCTCTCTCAGTGAGGGTCCTCAGCATCAGCAGCGCCTGCCAACCTACGTTGTCATTATATGTGCCTCGAAAATGAATGGCAACGAGTTCTGTGTGCTTGTTTTAG GAAAGTACCAAGCACGCGCTTTAGCTGAAGGAATGCTCACAACCAATGAGTTTCTGAAGGAAATCAGCTACGAACTCATCACAGGGAAAGTTGGTGTCCTGGCATCTCATTTCAAAACAACCTCGCTTG gggACAATCTTGACAAGCAGCTCGTCCGATATCAGCGCAGACGGAAAGGACAGGTCATCCAGCCCTTCCAGGGCGATGTCACTGAGAACATCCACTCACAGGAGCCTGCCAGCATGTCACCACCACCAGACACAG TGGAGCTCCTAAATAGAGTCTTTCAGATCTATCCGGCCCAGCTGACTGTGGCTCGAAGTCTTCTCTCTCAAGTCTGCTCCATCGCTGATTCAGGGACCCAGAATCTGGATTTAGGTCGCTTTTGTAAAGTGGactttctggttctggttcctccatCTCACATTCTAGTGCACCAGACGGCCCAGCGCATCCGACAATCAG GAGTCCTTGTGGATTTGGGAAATGAAGATACGTCCACAGCCCACCAGAAATCAGAAAAGTATGTGGTGCGTCTAGACGCTGATGTTCACACCAAGATGGAGGCCTTCATGAAGAAAGTGAAGCAAAACCCCTACACCTTGTTTGTCCTCATCCATGACAACTCACATGTTGACCTCACAAG TGCCCTGTCAGGCTCAGTGTGCCATGGAGAGCTGCAGGGTCTGGCTGACCGGGTGGTGAACTGCCAGGAAGTCCTGGATGCCATGAACCTCTTGGTTCTGCAGGTCAGCTGCTTCCCTTACACCCTGCAGACCCACCAGTCCCGGATCAGCATCCACAATGAAATTCACTGGCCATCCAGTGACCATTTG AGGGAGCAACCTCCTCATGAGTTGGTCTACTTTGGCCTGAGGGACTACAGCTGCTCCCTGCAGTGGGGCGTGGCCAGCCCCATCCTGCGTTGTGATGATGCATTTGAGAAAATGGTTCATACTCTCTTAGAGAG ACATCCACACCTGCACAGCATGGTGATTCGCAGCTACCTGCTGATTCAGCAATACACAGAGGCCATGATGGCCCTGACCTCTTCCCCGTCCCTGAGGGATCACATAACCCCAGAGACCCTGGCCATGGTGGAGGACCTGATAAACGCTCCGAGTCGAGAGGGCTCCCAGGGCCGCGGCCACATGCTGCTGGTACGCGTCCCCTCACTGCAGCTGGCGATGTTGGCCCGAGAGAGACTGGAAGATGTGAGGGACAAGCTGGGATTGCAGCTGTGCTTCGCAGTACTGCTAGGAAGTCCAGCGTCTGAACTCAACCTGTCCAGAAACTTCATCAACTTCCTCAGG ACTTGGAGAGGCTGTCAGAATGAAGAGTGGGTACCACACACGTATGAGGATCTAGAGGGGCTGCCTTGCATCATCATTCTCACAGGGAAAGACCCACTTGGAGAAACCTTCCCCCG GTCTCTGAAATATACGGACTTGCGTCTGATAGACTCCAGCTACCTGACCCGTACCGCCTTGGAGCAGGAGGTGGGTCTTGCCTGCACCTATGTTTCTCTGGATGTGGTCCAGGAGTCCAAGACTTCTACGGCTCCTCGGGAATCAGATGGAGAGAAAACTACAGGCAGTCTGAATGACGGGGATGAGCTGGAGAGACCTCAGAGCAACGGCAGCGCTGCCACCAGAACATCTG GCTCGCTGGCGGAGAACGGAGTCAGTTCATCTGACTTGGCCGATTCGTTCCAGAAGCCCTCCACTTCCACCTCCCAACCCGAAGGCCTCGTCACCTCAGATGTGGCCACACTAACTGAAGGATTCAAGCAAGAGTGTGACTCTCTTGGAAGCCAGCTCTCCTCCAACCCTCTGAAAGCCCCCAATGCCCCTCCATCCAATTACTCTagctcctcctcatcctccccctccacctcttcctcttccaCACAGAGGCCCAGCCAGTCCACGCAGTGCGGACGAGCGTCCAAGTGCTCCAGGGTGTCGCCGCGAACAGTCATCCTGTCACGGGCAGCGTACAACCTGCTGTCGGGGGAGTCGGGGAGTCAGCTGAGCTCCTTCTCACTTCTGCCTCACGCAGATGTGTCCTGGAGCAGTCCGCTGAGGCCTCTCATCACACAGAACCTGCAGGGGGCAGACCAGAGCCTGTACTACCGCCAGTGGACTGTTGCTAGGCAGCATCACGCTGATTATGAAGCACCACCTGTGCCACATCCACGACGCCTGCTCCTCAGCGGACCTccacaa GTGGGAAAAACCGGTGCGTACCTGCAGTTTCTACGCATCCTGTTTCGTATGCTCATTAGACTGCTTGAGGTCGATGTTTATGATGACGGAGAAGATGAGGAGGCAG AAACTACAGATGCTACGACTCCAGCAAACACACAGTGGCCCGACATTGAGGATATCCGAAAGCTGCCCTTTGACCCTAATCCCAGAGATCCTAAATTCAGGAAGGCCAGCCCGGTTTACTCTGATAAGATGCCAAAGTTATTTAAAG CAGAGTTTAAGAAAGAAGGAGAGAACCAAACACAAGGCAAGAGAGTGACCAAGTCAATACGTCTAGGCCGGTTTGCTGCCCACAATGCCTTTCACCACTGTGAACAGTGTCATCAATACTGTGAGGCAGTTCCTACTACACAG CTGTCGGAGTGCTCCTTACACGCTTTTACCTTCTGCTCATCCATGCTGGGAGAGGAGGTCCAACTCCAGTTTTTCATTCCTAAAGCCAAGGAGCAGCACTTTGTTTTCAGTCATCAGGGGAGCCATCTGGAAAGTTTACGACTGCCTCTCGTCTCCACAAAG GACTCTGATCTTTTGAAGAGTCCAATCTTCACCCCGACAACGGGACGCCAAGAGCACGGGCTGCTCAACCTCTTCCACACCATGGAGGGCGCCACTCATCTGCACATCCTGGTGGTCAAGCAGTTTGAGATGCCGCACTACAGGAAGTACTGGCCCAATCACATCCTGCTTGTCCTACCAGCAATGTTCAACAGTGCCGGAGTTG GTGCTGCTCGCTTCATGATCAAAGAGCTGTCATACCATAACCTAGAGCTGGAGAGGAACCGGCTGGAGGAGCAAGGTGTCAAGAGACAAGATGTATGGCCTTTCATTGTCATGATGGATGACTCGTGTGTGCTGTGGAACACCTTCCAGCCGACAGACGGAAG tgAAACCTCAGATGGAAGCTCAGGCATCACCAATGTGTCTTTGAAAACAGTGCTGCAGCACATGGAGAACACACCCAAAATCTCCCTGTATGCCATCTGCGGTGTTCGCAAGTGGAGCAGCAGCTTGGCCCACAAGACTCCCCAAGACCCCTTCAGTCGGTGTCACCTCCACGACCTTGTCCTCCTTAATGTGGACCTGACACAGAACGTTCAATATGACCTCAATCG GTACGATTGTGAGGAGGTGGACTTTAATCTGAGGGTGAACAGCAGCGGGTTGCTGATATGTCGCTTCAATAACTTTTTCCTGATGAAAAAACACATTCCAGTTGGGGGAAAGAAAGATTTTGTTGTCAAACCGAAGCTTGTG GAAATCGAAAACAAGGCTCCGATCAGCCCGTCTCAGTACGTTTGTGCCCCAGACAGCGAACAGACCCTATTAGACGCCCCGGCTCAGTTCCTGCTGGAAAACttcctgcagagctgcagccaCAGACTGTTTCCGAAAGCTGTTCAGAACAGGAACAACCCAGTTCTGTCCATTGATAGTTACCTCAACCTCAGCCCAGAG ATTTCTGTGTGCTACATCAACTCTCGCCCACACTCCACCAATCTCAACCATCAGGGTCTGGTGTTCAGTGGCCTGCTGCTTTACCTGTGTGACTCCTTTGTTGTTTCCGGACTCCTCAAGAACTTCCGCTTCCTGAAAG GCGCCACCCTCTGTGTGATCTGCCAGGACAGAAGTTCCCTGCGTCAGACCATCGTCCGACTGGAGCTGGAGGACGAGTGGCAGTTTCGTT